Proteins co-encoded in one Ooceraea biroi isolate clonal line C1 chromosome 9, Obir_v5.4, whole genome shotgun sequence genomic window:
- the LOC105277382 gene encoding neogenin isoform X5: MEPRPLAVLLALLLTALARADAGGLDFTIEPQDVVVEQGGPARLDCAATSVFGTPSIHWRTDDGQPITFIGDSYRSQLANGSLYINSVYAGSAELTGSYQCLASIDNVGAIVSRTATIKLASLPGFEREPQDTMVYAGQTAYLSCALPASSSLLKIQWLKDEHPLVLDKNRMTILPSGALEIDNVQYNDVGSYRCNASGYGQNRLSNKAQLGLLSSDIDEGSSAPVFIAQPLQQVVAVVGSDVTLECAANGYPKPTILWLKDGVALDLTSFDSRYREVAASSLVIMNVRESDHGSYQCRAENEVESLDAVAELIVQVPPKFIKKPEDKVASENQDLEFECEIYGKPEPKITWLKNGERITLSAYWQIVNGYNLRINGLLPIDAGIFQCIGVNPAGSVQASARLTINQPKRTNPRRITTPKTVPKKKLLLHRQLYNNTWQHPSTLLGHTLSSLTPNPPLSISPSDDPADLLPGSVKYPNSLYDPASRFVDDTDILEAFDGGGVPSPPRNLSVVILTARFVTLRWQEPENMNSDTLNYFIHYKQEGAMRERVVNTQKLEAMIRSLQPNMKYQFHVVAQNSRGTSTPSEVLHVTTLIEANVPGPPMNLEGHATSSMSITLSWDEPQVINGRISKYIITFMEGDGEEVTRETTSTTYELVDLVPYTEYSIRVQAVNENGPGAFSKDIAIRTHSAQPTQPPHNVTLEAASSTSIIIRWEPPLEGQNGIITGYRIRYRRYPHDPRSGDRRSPITVTTEGNQRLYVLNGLEKHVVYQVRICAFNVNGTGPWTEWTKIETYENDLDETKVPNPPSNLRANAMADSILVTWHPPKDQSIKVRKYKLGWGKGYPDVEIQVLDGKQRSYSIKHIEPTTEYVISLRATNNIGDGPPTYANVRTPERFVSESAVPLIPPVGLKAIVLSATTVVLYWTDTTLSKSQYVTDNRYYMVRYTSYHHSSNPRYKYYNATDLNCMIHDLKPNTQYEFTVKLVKGKRSSPWSMVVLNQTQEAAPSTPPRDLSVQTIEDRPTSVLLRWQPPKQVNGQITGYLIFYSTDNTKRDRDWLLEGVIGDKVDTIVKNLHPSTTYYFKIQARNSKGYGPFSTTVSFKTPQSNGMDVYDELHGRDGRGLSNLLIYIIVGFAIVILTGISVVVVVCCKRNPNSPDRKKGYMNDSNQKTNIKPPDLWIHHDQMELKALEKSSLNGEASTSGVTSNTLPRSGNTEYNQDNVHGNSSSLDKRTYVPSYMATATPIVNTSMSQPTIHTSCSDTSVRQNYPRTVAQYSLNRAHVTLEPTPESSPDSCNMPSSYEPLQSQLSYGTSSGQSYSGNTQYASSHYGNSNQPMSNTVGLESNNSKRLQGHPLKSFSVPAPPPQSAPSTPAQQKHGVSQVTVRPTMSGSPYKKPQSSSSQLAKNRLASVSNPTHTSEEVERLKPSYSTEELNQEMANLEGLMKDLNAITASEFEC; encoded by the exons CCGACGCGGGAGGCTTGGACTTCACCATCGAGCCGCAGGATGTGGTGGTGGAACAGGGCGGCCCTGCGAGATTGGACTGCGCGGCGACGAGCGTCTTCGGGACACCGAGCATACATTGGCGTACGGACGACGGTCAGCCGATCACATTTATCGGGGACAGCTATCG ATCGCAGCTAGCGAACGGATCCTTGTACATAAATAGCGTATACGCCGGTAGCGCGGAATTAACCGGGAGTTATCAGTGCTTAGCCTCCATAGATAATGTCGGAGCGATTGTCTCTCGGACAGCCACGATCAAACTAGCAA GTCTGCCTGGTTTCGAAAGGGAACCTCAGGACACCATGGTCTATGCGGGACAGACGGCGTATTTAAGTTGCGCCCTACCCGCCTCGTCGAGTTTGTTAAAGATACAGTGGTTGAAGGACGAGCACCCGTTAGTGCTCGATAAAAATCGAATGACAATCCTACCGTCAG GCGCGTTGGAAATTGACAATGTTCAGTATAACGATGTTGGATCGTACAGGTGTAATGCCAGTGGATACGGGCAAAATAGACTGAGCAACAAAGCACAATTAGGATTATTATCTAGTGACATCG ATGAGGGATCTAGCGCTCCAGTATTTATCGCACAACCTTTACAACAAGTAGTTGCTGTAGTAGGATCCGACGTAACTCTTGAATGTGCTGCCAATGGTTATCCGAAACCGACGATCCTTTGGCTTAAAGACGGTGTTGCTCTCGATTTGACGTCATTTGATTCCAG GTATCGTGAAGTTGCAGCCTCTAGTCTCGTAATCATGAACGTCAGAGAATCGGATCACGGTTCGTATCAGTGTCGTGCAGAGAACGAAGTGGAATCTCTCGACGCGGTTGCTGAGTTAATCGTTCAAG TTCCACCGAAGTTTATAAAAAAGCCGGAGGACAAAGTGGCGAGCGAAAATCAGGATTTGGAGTTCGAGTGCGAGATCTATGGAAAACCCGAACCGAAAATTACTTGGTTGAAGAACGGCGAGCGGATCACGTTGAGTGCATACTGGCAGATTGTCAATGG ATACAATTTGAGGATCAACGGGTTGTTACCTATAGACGCAGGAATTTTCCAGTGCATAGGAGTGAATCCGGCCGGTAGTGTTCAAGCCTCGGCACGTCTCACGATCAATCAACCCA AGAGAACGAACCCTCGCAGAATAACAACTCCCAAGACAGTTCCTAAGAAAAAGTTGTTACTTCATCGGCAGTTGTACAACAATACATGGCAACACCCGAGCACTCTCTTAGGACACACGTTGTCATCGCTCACGCCAAATCCTCCGCTTTCTATAAGCCCCTCCGACGATCCCGCGGATCTCCTTCCGGGTTCGGTCAAATATCCCAATTCCCTTTACGATCCAGCTTCCCGTTTTGTAGATGATACAGATATCCTGGAGGCATTCGACGGCGGTGGAGTTCCCTCTCCGCCACGGAACTTGAGCGTGGTCATCCTCACCGCGAGATTTGTTACGCTACGCTGGCAGGAGCCTGAAAATATGAACAGTGACACCCTCAATTATTTCATACATTATAAACAGGAGGGGGCTATGAG AGAGAGAGTCGTCAACACGCAGAAACTAGAGGCTATGATACGCAGTCTGCAACCTAATATGAAGTATCAATTCCATGTGGTCGCGCAAAACTCGCGAGGAACTAGTACTCCTAGTGAAGTATTACATGTCACGACGCTAATAGAG GCCAATGTTCCTGGACCTCCGATGAATCTAGAAGGTCATGCGACGAGTAGCATGAGTATTACCTTGTCGTGGGATGAGCCGCAAGTTATTAACGGTCgaatatctaaatatattattacatttatggaG GGTGATGGTGAAGAAGTAACGCGTGAAACTACTAGTACAACGTATGAATTGGTAGATCTCGTGCCTTATACGGAATACAGTATTAGAGTTCAAGCGGTTAACGAGAATGGCCCAGGCGCGTTTAGTAAGGATATCGCGATTCGAACTCACAGCGCACAACCCACGCAACCACCACATAATGTTACGTTAGAAGCAGCTAGTTCAACG AGTATTATCATAAGGTGGGAACCTCCGCTCGAGGGACAGAATGGAATTATCACGGGTTACAGGATCCGTTACCGTAGATATCCGCACGATCCTCGTTCCGGCGATCGACGGTCACCAATCACGGTAACGACTGAAGGAAATCAACGTTTGTACGTGCTCAATGGACTCGAGAAGCACGTTGTGTACCAAGTCCGCATATGTGCCTTCAACGTCAATGGAACTGGGCCTTGGACGGAATGGACAAAAATAGAGACGTACGAGAACGATTTGGACGAAACGAAAGTACCCAACCCGCCCAGTAATTTGAGAG CGAATGCTATGGCGGATTCTATCCTTGTTACGTGGCATCCTCCGAAAGATCAAAGTATAAAAGTGAGGAAATACAAGTTAGGCTGGGGTAAGGGTTACCCTGACGTCGAGATCCAGGTCCTCGATGGAAAGCAACGATCTTACTCTATCAAGCATATAG AACCAACAACAGAGTACGTAATATCCCTAAGAGCAACGAATAATATTGGTGACGGTCCACCAACGTACGCAAACGTAAGAACTCCTGAACGTTTTGTATCCGAATCCGCAGTGCCTTTAATACCACCGGTCGGCCTTAAAGCTATCGTGCTCTCGGCTACTACCGTTGTGTTATATTGGACTGACACGACTTTATCGAAAAGCCAG TACGTCACCGATAATCGATACTACATGGTACGTTATACATCCTACCATCACAGCAGTAATCCaagatacaaatattacaACGCCACTGATCTCAACTGTATGATTCACGACTTGAAACCCAACACGCAATACGAGTTCACGGTTAAACTGGTCAAG GGTAAACGAAGCTCACCGTGGAGCATGGTCGTCCTGAATCAAACTCAGGAAGCTGCGCCTAGCACGCCACCTCGAGATTTAAGTGTTCAGACCATCGAAGATCGTCCCACTTCTGTTCTATTGCGATGGCAACCTCCCAAGCAAGTCAACGGGCAAATCACAG gatatctaatattttattccaccgACAACACAAAACGGGACCGCGACTGGCTACTTGAGGGTGTCATTGGTGACAAAGTGGATACCATTGTGAAAAATTTACATCCCAGCACGACGTATTATTTCAAGATCCAAGCACGCAATTCTAAAGGATATGGCCCATTCTCCACGACGGTCTCGTTTAAAACTCCacaaa gCAATGGCATGGATGTCTATGATGAATTGCATGGTCGAG ATGGACGAGGTCTTTCGAATCTACTGATTTACATCATAGTGGGTTTCGCAATCGTCATTCTGACTGGTATATCAGTAGTGGTTGTAGTATGCTGTAAACGTAATCCAAATTCGCCCGACCGAAAGAAAGG atacaTGAATGACTCGAATcagaaaacaaatattaaaccaCCGGATTTATGGATTCATCACGACCAAATGGAGCTGAAAGCGCTCGAGAAGTCGTCGTTAAACGGCGAAGCTTCCACCAGTGGCGTCACCAGCAACACATTACCCAGATCGGGTAATACCGAGTATAATCAGGATAACGTACACGGAAATTCCAGTTCGCTGGATAAACGTACTTACGTGCCAAGTTACATGG CTACGGCTACTCCGATTGTCAATACCAGCATGTCGCAGCCGACCATCCACACGTCATGTAGCGACACGTCGGTGAGGCAAAACTATCCGCGTACAGTCGCGCAGTACAGCTTAAATCGGGCCCACGTTACGTTGGAACCCACGCCGGAATCCAGCCCGGATTCTTGTAACATGCCTAGTTCATACGAGCCATTACAAAGTCAA TTATCGTACGGCACAAGCAGCGGGCAGTCGTACAGTGGAAACACTCAGTACGCCTCCAGTCATTATGGTAACAGTAATCAACCGATGAGCAACACCGTTGGGCTGGAGAGCAACAATAGCAAGCGGTTACAAGGGCACCCTCTCAAGAGCTTCAGCGTGCCAGCGCCGCCACCGCAGAGTGCCCCTTCAACACCAGCGCAACAGAAGCATGGTG TATCACAAGTGACAGTAAGACCGACGATGTCTGGGAGTCCGTATAAAAAACCACAGAGCTCGTCGTCGCAATTGGCGAAGAATCGCTTAGCCTCCGTGTCTAATCCAACACACACGTCGGAGGAAGTTGAACGGTTAAAG CCTTCGTACAGCACCGAAGAATTGAATCAAGAAATGGCCAACTTAGAGGGTCTTATGAAAGATCTGAATGCCATAACAGCATCGGAATTCGAATGCTAA
- the LOC105277382 gene encoding neogenin isoform X6: protein MEPRPLAVLLALLLTALARADAGGLDFTIEPQDVVVEQGGPARLDCAATSVFGTPSIHWRTDDGQPITFIGDSYRSQLANGSLYINSVYAGSAELTGSYQCLASIDNVGAIVSRTATIKLASLPGFEREPQDTMVYAGQTAYLSCALPASSSLLKIQWLKDEHPLVLDKNRMTILPSGALEIDNVQYNDVGSYRCNASGYGQNRLSNKAQLGLLSSDIDEGSSAPVFIAQPLQQVVAVVGSDVTLECAANGYPKPTILWLKDGVALDLTSFDSRYREVAASSLVIMNVRESDHGSYQCRAENEVESLDAVAELIVQVPPKFIKKPEDKVASENQDLEFECEIYGKPEPKITWLKNGERITLSAYWQIVNGYNLRINGLLPIDAGIFQCIGVNPAGSVQASARLTINQPNDTDILEAFDGGGVPSPPRNLSVVILTARFVTLRWQEPENMNSDTLNYFIHYKQEGAMRERVVNTQKLEAMIRSLQPNMKYQFHVVAQNSRGTSTPSEVLHVTTLIEANVPGPPMNLEGHATSSMSITLSWDEPQVINGRISKYIITFMEGDGEEVTRETTSTTYELVDLVPYTEYSIRVQAVNENGPGAFSKDIAIRTHSAQPTQPPHNVTLEAASSTSIIIRWEPPLEGQNGIITGYRIRYRRYPHDPRSGDRRSPITVTTEGNQRLYVLNGLEKHVVYQVRICAFNVNGTGPWTEWTKIETYENDLDETKVPNPPSNLRANAMADSILVTWHPPKDQSIKVRKYKLGWGKGYPDVEIQVLDGKQRSYSIKHIEPTTEYVISLRATNNIGDGPPTYANVRTPERFVSESAVPLIPPVGLKAIVLSATTVVLYWTDTTLSKSQYVTDNRYYMVRYTSYHHSSNPRYKYYNATDLNCMIHDLKPNTQYEFTVKLVKGKRSSPWSMVVLNQTQEAAPSTPPRDLSVQTIEDRPTSVLLRWQPPKQVNGQITGYLIFYSTDNTKRDRDWLLEGVIGDKVDTIVKNLHPSTTYYFKIQARNSKGYGPFSTTVSFKTPQSNGMDVYDELHGRDGRGLSNLLIYIIVGFAIVILTGISVVVVVCCKRNPNSPDRKKGYMNDSNQKTNIKPPDLWIHHDQMELKALEKSSLNGEASTSGVTSNTLPRSGNTEYNQDNVHGNSSSLDKRTYVPSYMGNTDEKCSTLSRQHSRGSHKPKLITLPVDSAPLHQPIATATPIVNTSMSQPTIHTSCSDTSVRQNYPRTVAQYSLNRAHVTLEPTPESSPDSCNMPSSYEPLQSQLSYGTSSGQSYSGNTQYASSHYGNSNQPMSNTVGLESNNSKRLQGHPLKSFSVPAPPPQSAPSTPAQQKHGVSQVTVRPTMSGSPYKKPQSSSSQLAKNRLASVSNPTHTSEEVERLKPSYSTEELNQEMANLEGLMKDLNAITASEFEC, encoded by the exons CCGACGCGGGAGGCTTGGACTTCACCATCGAGCCGCAGGATGTGGTGGTGGAACAGGGCGGCCCTGCGAGATTGGACTGCGCGGCGACGAGCGTCTTCGGGACACCGAGCATACATTGGCGTACGGACGACGGTCAGCCGATCACATTTATCGGGGACAGCTATCG ATCGCAGCTAGCGAACGGATCCTTGTACATAAATAGCGTATACGCCGGTAGCGCGGAATTAACCGGGAGTTATCAGTGCTTAGCCTCCATAGATAATGTCGGAGCGATTGTCTCTCGGACAGCCACGATCAAACTAGCAA GTCTGCCTGGTTTCGAAAGGGAACCTCAGGACACCATGGTCTATGCGGGACAGACGGCGTATTTAAGTTGCGCCCTACCCGCCTCGTCGAGTTTGTTAAAGATACAGTGGTTGAAGGACGAGCACCCGTTAGTGCTCGATAAAAATCGAATGACAATCCTACCGTCAG GCGCGTTGGAAATTGACAATGTTCAGTATAACGATGTTGGATCGTACAGGTGTAATGCCAGTGGATACGGGCAAAATAGACTGAGCAACAAAGCACAATTAGGATTATTATCTAGTGACATCG ATGAGGGATCTAGCGCTCCAGTATTTATCGCACAACCTTTACAACAAGTAGTTGCTGTAGTAGGATCCGACGTAACTCTTGAATGTGCTGCCAATGGTTATCCGAAACCGACGATCCTTTGGCTTAAAGACGGTGTTGCTCTCGATTTGACGTCATTTGATTCCAG GTATCGTGAAGTTGCAGCCTCTAGTCTCGTAATCATGAACGTCAGAGAATCGGATCACGGTTCGTATCAGTGTCGTGCAGAGAACGAAGTGGAATCTCTCGACGCGGTTGCTGAGTTAATCGTTCAAG TTCCACCGAAGTTTATAAAAAAGCCGGAGGACAAAGTGGCGAGCGAAAATCAGGATTTGGAGTTCGAGTGCGAGATCTATGGAAAACCCGAACCGAAAATTACTTGGTTGAAGAACGGCGAGCGGATCACGTTGAGTGCATACTGGCAGATTGTCAATGG ATACAATTTGAGGATCAACGGGTTGTTACCTATAGACGCAGGAATTTTCCAGTGCATAGGAGTGAATCCGGCCGGTAGTGTTCAAGCCTCGGCACGTCTCACGATCAATCAACCCA ATGATACAGATATCCTGGAGGCATTCGACGGCGGTGGAGTTCCCTCTCCGCCACGGAACTTGAGCGTGGTCATCCTCACCGCGAGATTTGTTACGCTACGCTGGCAGGAGCCTGAAAATATGAACAGTGACACCCTCAATTATTTCATACATTATAAACAGGAGGGGGCTATGAG AGAGAGAGTCGTCAACACGCAGAAACTAGAGGCTATGATACGCAGTCTGCAACCTAATATGAAGTATCAATTCCATGTGGTCGCGCAAAACTCGCGAGGAACTAGTACTCCTAGTGAAGTATTACATGTCACGACGCTAATAGAG GCCAATGTTCCTGGACCTCCGATGAATCTAGAAGGTCATGCGACGAGTAGCATGAGTATTACCTTGTCGTGGGATGAGCCGCAAGTTATTAACGGTCgaatatctaaatatattattacatttatggaG GGTGATGGTGAAGAAGTAACGCGTGAAACTACTAGTACAACGTATGAATTGGTAGATCTCGTGCCTTATACGGAATACAGTATTAGAGTTCAAGCGGTTAACGAGAATGGCCCAGGCGCGTTTAGTAAGGATATCGCGATTCGAACTCACAGCGCACAACCCACGCAACCACCACATAATGTTACGTTAGAAGCAGCTAGTTCAACG AGTATTATCATAAGGTGGGAACCTCCGCTCGAGGGACAGAATGGAATTATCACGGGTTACAGGATCCGTTACCGTAGATATCCGCACGATCCTCGTTCCGGCGATCGACGGTCACCAATCACGGTAACGACTGAAGGAAATCAACGTTTGTACGTGCTCAATGGACTCGAGAAGCACGTTGTGTACCAAGTCCGCATATGTGCCTTCAACGTCAATGGAACTGGGCCTTGGACGGAATGGACAAAAATAGAGACGTACGAGAACGATTTGGACGAAACGAAAGTACCCAACCCGCCCAGTAATTTGAGAG CGAATGCTATGGCGGATTCTATCCTTGTTACGTGGCATCCTCCGAAAGATCAAAGTATAAAAGTGAGGAAATACAAGTTAGGCTGGGGTAAGGGTTACCCTGACGTCGAGATCCAGGTCCTCGATGGAAAGCAACGATCTTACTCTATCAAGCATATAG AACCAACAACAGAGTACGTAATATCCCTAAGAGCAACGAATAATATTGGTGACGGTCCACCAACGTACGCAAACGTAAGAACTCCTGAACGTTTTGTATCCGAATCCGCAGTGCCTTTAATACCACCGGTCGGCCTTAAAGCTATCGTGCTCTCGGCTACTACCGTTGTGTTATATTGGACTGACACGACTTTATCGAAAAGCCAG TACGTCACCGATAATCGATACTACATGGTACGTTATACATCCTACCATCACAGCAGTAATCCaagatacaaatattacaACGCCACTGATCTCAACTGTATGATTCACGACTTGAAACCCAACACGCAATACGAGTTCACGGTTAAACTGGTCAAG GGTAAACGAAGCTCACCGTGGAGCATGGTCGTCCTGAATCAAACTCAGGAAGCTGCGCCTAGCACGCCACCTCGAGATTTAAGTGTTCAGACCATCGAAGATCGTCCCACTTCTGTTCTATTGCGATGGCAACCTCCCAAGCAAGTCAACGGGCAAATCACAG gatatctaatattttattccaccgACAACACAAAACGGGACCGCGACTGGCTACTTGAGGGTGTCATTGGTGACAAAGTGGATACCATTGTGAAAAATTTACATCCCAGCACGACGTATTATTTCAAGATCCAAGCACGCAATTCTAAAGGATATGGCCCATTCTCCACGACGGTCTCGTTTAAAACTCCacaaa gCAATGGCATGGATGTCTATGATGAATTGCATGGTCGAG ATGGACGAGGTCTTTCGAATCTACTGATTTACATCATAGTGGGTTTCGCAATCGTCATTCTGACTGGTATATCAGTAGTGGTTGTAGTATGCTGTAAACGTAATCCAAATTCGCCCGACCGAAAGAAAGG atacaTGAATGACTCGAATcagaaaacaaatattaaaccaCCGGATTTATGGATTCATCACGACCAAATGGAGCTGAAAGCGCTCGAGAAGTCGTCGTTAAACGGCGAAGCTTCCACCAGTGGCGTCACCAGCAACACATTACCCAGATCGGGTAATACCGAGTATAATCAGGATAACGTACACGGAAATTCCAGTTCGCTGGATAAACGTACTTACGTGCCAAGTTACATGG GTAACACTGATGAGAAGTGCTCGACCCTGAGTAGACAGCACAGTCGTGGCAGCCACAAACCTAAACTAATTACACTCCCCGTTGACAGTGCACCTTTGCATCAGC CTATAGCTACGGCTACTCCGATTGTCAATACCAGCATGTCGCAGCCGACCATCCACACGTCATGTAGCGACACGTCGGTGAGGCAAAACTATCCGCGTACAGTCGCGCAGTACAGCTTAAATCGGGCCCACGTTACGTTGGAACCCACGCCGGAATCCAGCCCGGATTCTTGTAACATGCCTAGTTCATACGAGCCATTACAAAGTCAA TTATCGTACGGCACAAGCAGCGGGCAGTCGTACAGTGGAAACACTCAGTACGCCTCCAGTCATTATGGTAACAGTAATCAACCGATGAGCAACACCGTTGGGCTGGAGAGCAACAATAGCAAGCGGTTACAAGGGCACCCTCTCAAGAGCTTCAGCGTGCCAGCGCCGCCACCGCAGAGTGCCCCTTCAACACCAGCGCAACAGAAGCATGGTG TATCACAAGTGACAGTAAGACCGACGATGTCTGGGAGTCCGTATAAAAAACCACAGAGCTCGTCGTCGCAATTGGCGAAGAATCGCTTAGCCTCCGTGTCTAATCCAACACACACGTCGGAGGAAGTTGAACGGTTAAAG CCTTCGTACAGCACCGAAGAATTGAATCAAGAAATGGCCAACTTAGAGGGTCTTATGAAAGATCTGAATGCCATAACAGCATCGGAATTCGAATGCTAA